The genomic DNA GTACCACTATACTATAAAGCATTATATGCAAGGTTTAAACCAAAAGTAAATGGAGAAAGAGATTATATAATAAATTTTTATGAGAACTTATCAAAATACTTTACAAAAGACGGAAAGCTAAAAATAAACGAACTTATGAAAAAATATATAGAGTATATAAAAAAACGTGGAGGACAGATGTTTAAAGGAAAAAAATTATATGAAGGAGTATATCAATATAATCTTGATATATTTTTAAATACATACATGGAAGAATTAGGAGGAGAAGTATTAACAGAAGTAGAAGTAGGTGGGGGAAAGATAGATTTACTAATAAGATATAAAGAACAAAAATATTTAATAGAAATAAAAAGAAATCCAGGACCAAAAAAATATGAAAATACCAAAAAACAATTGTTAGAATACTTAAAGAGAATTGGATTAAAAGAAGGGTGGTTAATAATATACTCTAATGCAATAAAAGATTTCGAATATATAACAGAAGAAGAAAATGGAATAAAATTACATATATGGTTTATAAAAACAAATTTTGAAAGTCCATCAAAAATATGATTTTATTTGTTATATATTTGTGATACAATATATGCATTATATATATAATCTAGGAGATGGCGAATATGCCTTATGTTTTTGGTCCTGTACCTTCAAGAAGATTAGGTAATTCTCTAGGAATAAATTTAATTCCATTAAAAACATGTAACTATTCATGTATTTATTGTCAGCTTGGAAAAACTACAAATTTTACTAATAAGAGATTGGAATATTTTCCAAATGAAAAAATTATTGAAGAATTAAAATATGCTATAGAGCATTCTGAACTAAAAATTAATTATATTACTTTTGTTGGTGATGGAGAACCTACTTTACATATTGGGATAGGGGAAATAATAATTTGGATTAAAAAAAATTATAATGATAAATTTAAAATCGCTGTTATAACTAATGGTTCTTTATTATATGATGAAATAGTTAGAAATGAACTTTCAAATGCTGATTTAGTACTTCCCAGCTTAGATGCTCCAGATGAATAAAAATTCATTAGATCATTTTCATATAAGGGCTTTACAATCTCAGAAATTTTATCAAAATGATTCTTCTTCAAATTAATCAATTTTAATTCTTCCATACCATTTCCCCAATTTTTTATTTTAACTTATTAATTATTTTCAAAGTATTTTTTTAACATTAAATATGTTTGATTTTTGGATAACTCCATTAAAACGGCATGTGTTTTTTCCGTTATTTTTATTGCGTCTATATTTCCTTCTATATATTCTAAAATTTTTTCTGAATCTAGTATTTTAACTGTCTTTTTTAATAAACCCTTTTTATTATAAATACTTCCTCTTATCTCTGTTGTAGATGTTTTAGATATTTCTTTCATTTCATCCCAAATTTTTACAAGTCCTTTAAAATTCCAGTTATATTTTTTGTTTATATTTTCTTTTTCCAAATCGTTTTTTACTTTATTTATCTGTTCTTCTGCTATTTCATAAACTTTATCCAGTTTTACACTTATTTCTTGTAAATCATTGAATATATATAAGATGCAAAATGTATAAAACATAAATATCATGTATGATTTTTGATCCAGTTTGTATTTTCTGTATATATCGTCTTTATTATATGCATATATACTTCTTGAACTTTTTGGTATTATACATATATAATCTTCCGAAGGTGATTCATATAATGTTAAGTTAGATTTTTCAGCAAATATTTCTACTATTGTTTTTATCTGATCATTATTAAAGTATATATGTATAAGTTCTCTATTGTCTTTTTCAGATATTTCAGTTTTTTCTATCAGTTTCGAAATTATTGCCATTGCATATTCGATATTTTCCATAATTTCACCTTATTTTTTTGAATATATATTCTGTAAATTTGTAATTTTCCATTGTGATTTCTTTTTCTGTTGGAATTATCTGTATTTTTTTATAATCTAACATTCTATTATTTAACTCGTCTATGGCCTTTTTAAATAATGGTTCTTTATAAATATGTATTTCTTTTAACTGATGCAAATATAATACGGTATCCAGGATTGTTTTATTAGGTTTATCTATTATTTCGCTTAAATATACATTTTTTTCCTGTAATCTCGATAATATTTTTTTCAAAAAGGTTATTTGTAATTTTTCTATTTCTTTTGCTCATCGATTATATTTTCATCTATATGTTCAAGAACAATGTTCTTTTTGATATTATGTTCATAGGGATTATTAAAAAAATCATTAAAGGATATGCTTTTTTTTGGTTTTAATGAGGAAAATATATAAATTGCCATAGGATTTAGTTCTTTATATCTGAATAATAAATCTATATATTTTTTTTCAATATTTATTTCGCCAACTATATGATTCCAGAAATTATTTTCTCCAGATTTCATTATTTCTGCTGTTATTTGTTGATATTTTGTAAGAAGTTTTGAATGCATTTCTCTTGATTGTAAAAGTATTGTTTTTATATAATTTAAATTTTTTATTTTTTCTTCTTCAAGTTTTTCTAAATCATAGCTGTCTGCAAGGTAAAAGATATTATCAAATATATGTTTTTCATTTTGTAATTGATTTAATGTAAAATCATATGTCTCTTCTATTTTTTTGAATTTGACTCTCCATGGCGCTCTTCTTATTTCATATATTAACTTTTCAATATTTTCCAGTTCCGATGAGACCACTAATTTCAATTTTTCAGCAGAATTTCTTGCATTTATAAATGTTCCTTTTTTAAACTGTTCTTGCAAAAATAATAACTCCATGGTTATTTGCAATTCTTTATAAACTTCAAGTGTTTTAAGAAGAAAATCTTTCCCGGATTTTGTTAGGGATACATAAATTTTTGT from Marinitoga hydrogenitolerans DSM 16785 includes the following:
- a CDS encoding DUF6063 family protein, which encodes MENIEYAMAIISKLIEKTEISEKDNRELIHIYFNNDQIKTIVEIFAEKSNLTLYESPSEDYICIIPKSSRSIYAYNKDDIYRKYKLDQKSYMIFMFYTFCILYIFNDLQEISVKLDKVYEIAEEQINKVKNDLEKENINKKYNWNFKGLVKIWDEMKEISKTSTTEIRGSIYNKKGLLKKTVKILDSEKILEYIEGNIDAIKITEKTHAVLMELSKNQTYLMLKKYFENN
- a CDS encoding radical SAM protein; protein product: MPYVFGPVPSRRLGNSLGINLIPLKTCNYSCIYCQLGKTTNFTNKRLEYFPNEKIIEELKYAIEHSELKINYITFVGDGEPTLHIGIGEIIIWIKKNYNDKFKIAVITNGSLLYDEIVRNELSNADLVLPSLDAPDE